The DNA sequence GCGGAAACCCTGGACAAGCTCCCGGAATTCTGGAAAACCACCGCAGTCTCTTCGAAATGAACCATTTCAGGGCTCTCACAAGCGGGGATTGCCTTAGACCATTGACAGGCACTATGATACTTTTGCAGTCAAACGAGGCAACCTGACCTGACATTCGTTCCTCTGAGGTTCAGTGATCGGGATCTTTTGAGAATTCAAACCACCAACCCCATGAGGCACAATGCGGTTATTTACTATACGACGCGCCGTCAGACGAACTGGAAATCGATTTGCTATCTTGTTCCTCTGTCTGTTTGTTGGCGCACAAACTCTTGTTGCGCAGACAAAACCAGCCGATAGTTTCACAGGGCTTAAGGTTCCGGAAGGGTTCCGCGCGACGTTATATGCCGATGATGACCTGGCGCATGACATTTATTCCATGACCGTCGACTCCCTGGGCCGCGTTGTCGTTTCCGGACCCGGTTACGTACGCATCCTCATTGACGAAGACCAGGATGGCGTTGCCGATTCCTTCAAACAATTCGCTGACGGTCCTGCCAGTGGTGCCCAGGGCATGTATTTTCTGGGCCGCGATTTACTTTGCACGGGAGACGCTGGACTGATCCGCTATCGCGATCAGGATGGCGATGATCGAGCAGACGGCAAGCCGGATGTCTTTTTAAGAACCCGGACCGGTGGCGAACACAATACCCATTCGATTCAGAAAGGTCCCGATGGCTGGTGGTATCTGTTGCTCGGAAATACAACAGGTATCAATGAAAAATATATCACGCTCGAGAACTCTCCTGTCAAGAAACCTTATGCCGGCACCCTGATGCGGCTCACTCCCGATCTCACAAAAGGGGAAGTTCGAGCCGACGGTTTTCGTAATGCCTACGATTTCACTTTCTCGGCCAATGGTGATGTCTTTACTTATGACAGCGATGGTGAGCGGGATATTTCGCTGCCGTGGTACCGGCCTACGCGTGTCTTTCATGTACTCCCTGGTTCGAATGCCGGCTGGCGAAGCCGCAGCTGGAAACGACCTGATACATTTTTAGACATGCCACCCGCGGTTGCCGCTTTTCATCGTGGTTCACCAACCGGTGTCTCCTGCTATCGACATCGGAGTTTTCCGGCAGAGTATCAGGGAGCCCTGTTTGTGGCCGACTGGACCTTCGGCCGCGTGCATGCGATTCCACTGGAAAACTATGACGGAAGCTATGCCACTGAGCCGACCGAATTCATCACAGGAGTCGGGCAATTCGGCTTTGCTCCTACCGATCTGGCCATCGGCGCTGAGGGGGCACTCTATGTCAGTGTCGGCGGACGTGGTACTCGTGGCAGCGTGTTTCGCATCGACTATGTCGGTCCGGTGGTTGCTCAAAAGCCGAACCTTGCGGATGTTGAAGAGGCACCAGTCGCAGATTCCACAGAAACTCCTGCAGAACTCGACGCCTGTCTCTCGGCACCACAGCCTTTGAGCAGCTGGTCGCGGGAAGCCTGGCTCCCACTGCTCAAACAACTGAAGCCCGAAGACTTTTATCGGGCAGCCCTCGACAGCAGTCGTCCCGAGGATCAGCGTGTACGGGCGATTGAAATCGTAACCGAACAGCTGGGTGGTTTTCCGGACCGGATCGTCGAACGCCTGATTCTGGATCAATCGGAGCGGGTACGTGCCCGCCTGGCGTGGTCTCTTGCCTATCACGATCAACCAACACGCAAAACCGAGTGGCTGAATGCGTTGCTCAAAGATGATTCAGCCCTTGTATCCCGCTTCGCGCTGGAGACGCTGATGCAGCTGGGGGATCAGATCGATCAGAGCCAGTGCCTGGATGGTCTGCAACAGACATTGGGGGCTACGGCCCGATATGTACGTCAGACCGCAGCCCGAGCCACTGCGACATTGAACACTGAGGACTTTCAAATACTCTCCGAAAGGATTGGTCCTGATGAAGGTGCCTCGTTGATGACGCTCGGTTATGCGACGGTCATTAAGCAGGGTGGCGGTGTCGTTCCCCTGGCGGTCCGCACCGGGATCACGGTCTTTGAAGGAGATTACCAGACCGACCTGCGTCTGGATGCCTTGAGACTGATCCAGTTGGGGCTGGGAGATCTGGGCCCACCTACAAAAATGGCAGCGGTCTTTGACGGCTATGCGAACGGCGTCGATCTGAGTGATCACGAACGGCACCTCGACCCGATTCGCATCCGTCTGATGCAGGCCTTTCCCAGCAGTCATGAAATCCTGGATCATGAACTGGCACGGGTGCTGGCAATGCTTGCACCTTATAATCCGAAGCTGCTGGATCGCATCCTGGCGAAAATTACAGACGATACCGATCCGGTGACCGACATTCACTATCTGATTGTTGCGGCCCGCATTCCCAGTGACCGCAGTCGGGAACAGTCGAAGAAAATCGCCAGTGCCCTCGTGCACATCGATGAGAAACTGATCCGGTTCAAACTGCCCCAGGATACCAACTGGGATGACCGCTTCAGAGAACTCTACAGTCAACTGGTAAAGATCGACGCCGACCTTCCACGCCAGATTGTGGAACAGCCTGACTTTGGTCTGCCGGGGCATGTGCTGTTTCTCAGTCAACTGCCTCCCCAGTTTCTGGGCAAGGCCATTGAAGCTTTTGAACGTAAGATCGAAGCCTCCCCTGATTTTCAGTGGAACAGTGATGTGATTTTTGTGTTTGGCGAATCAACAAAGCCTGCACATCGGGAAATGATTCGTGATCTCTACGATGATTTTGCGCTGCAGCCAGCCGTGCTGGCAGTACTCGCGGCGCAACCCGAAGAGCAGGATCGGGATAAATTTATCGCGGGGCTCGAATCATCCCAGATAGAGGTGCTCGAAGCCTGTGTGAAGACGCTCGAAAAACTGTCCCCTCCACAACAGCCTGAAGAAACGGTAAAACTGTTTGCCACACTACGACGACTGGGGCATGACAAGCGGGAAAAAAATCTGCAGGCGCGGATCATTCCGTTACTGCAGCGTTGGACCGGGCAACAGTTTGGTCAGGTTTCGGATCTCGCCGACCCGGAAAAGGCTCGCGCCCTGGTTCAGGCCTGGGAGGAGTGGATTGCTAAAACGTACCCTCAGGTGTATCAGATGGTGTTGCAGCAGGGGGGAGAAGAGGCAGAAAAATTAAATGCGGTGCTGTCCACCGTCGACTGGGAGACCGGAAGCAAGGAGCGGGGCGAAGCGTTGTTCCGGAAGCGGGCCTGTATTCAGTGTCACGGAAACCGCAGTGCTCTGGGACCAGCTTTGACGGGAGTCGCCCGTCGTTTCTCTCGTGAGGATCTTTTCACCGCGATCGTTTC is a window from the Gimesia benthica genome containing:
- a CDS encoding DUF7133 domain-containing protein, with the protein product MRLFTIRRAVRRTGNRFAILFLCLFVGAQTLVAQTKPADSFTGLKVPEGFRATLYADDDLAHDIYSMTVDSLGRVVVSGPGYVRILIDEDQDGVADSFKQFADGPASGAQGMYFLGRDLLCTGDAGLIRYRDQDGDDRADGKPDVFLRTRTGGEHNTHSIQKGPDGWWYLLLGNTTGINEKYITLENSPVKKPYAGTLMRLTPDLTKGEVRADGFRNAYDFTFSANGDVFTYDSDGERDISLPWYRPTRVFHVLPGSNAGWRSRSWKRPDTFLDMPPAVAAFHRGSPTGVSCYRHRSFPAEYQGALFVADWTFGRVHAIPLENYDGSYATEPTEFITGVGQFGFAPTDLAIGAEGALYVSVGGRGTRGSVFRIDYVGPVVAQKPNLADVEEAPVADSTETPAELDACLSAPQPLSSWSREAWLPLLKQLKPEDFYRAALDSSRPEDQRVRAIEIVTEQLGGFPDRIVERLILDQSERVRARLAWSLAYHDQPTRKTEWLNALLKDDSALVSRFALETLMQLGDQIDQSQCLDGLQQTLGATARYVRQTAARATATLNTEDFQILSERIGPDEGASLMTLGYATVIKQGGGVVPLAVRTGITVFEGDYQTDLRLDALRLIQLGLGDLGPPTKMAAVFDGYANGVDLSDHERHLDPIRIRLMQAFPSSHEILDHELARVLAMLAPYNPKLLDRILAKITDDTDPVTDIHYLIVAARIPSDRSREQSKKIASALVHIDEKLIRFKLPQDTNWDDRFRELYSQLVKIDADLPRQIVEQPDFGLPGHVLFLSQLPPQFLGKAIEAFERKIEASPDFQWNSDVIFVFGESTKPAHREMIRDLYDDFALQPAVLAVLAAQPEEQDRDKFIAGLESSQIEVLEACVKTLEKLSPPQQPEETVKLFATLRRLGHDKREKNLQARIIPLLQRWTGQQFGQVSDLADPEKARALVQAWEEWIAKTYPQVYQMVLQQGGEEAEKLNAVLSTVDWETGSKERGEALFRKRACIQCHGNRSALGPALTGVARRFSREDLFTAIVSPNRDVSPRYQTTIVGTVDGKVYTGLVVYRSVDGLTLRDSNNQTTRIEADEIDFENKKSTSLMPTGLLKDLTPQDLADLNAYLQSL